The Malus domestica chromosome 10, GDT2T_hap1 genome contains a region encoding:
- the LOC103412180 gene encoding uncharacterized protein: MKIMKKEDIAGGLGISSTKADSANVGNKVLPVTDSTLSTSTSTNEQCGTSEKKETLKGDRTKTLSRMKELLRWAAAAKSEKSGKYFARKIMQFRNRATLKAVAYDDRLSNDLPKISFRWDLESCSTTSSAYTALSTASSLKNDQIISLPSLNSTKFQHLVDLELNCSARAMKIKSKNHIHPRPNRSTAW; encoded by the exons ATGAAGATCATGAAGAAAGAAGATATTGCAGGAGGTCTAGGAATTAGTAGCACCAAGGCGGATTCGGCGAATGTAGGCAACAAGGTTTTACCGGTGACTGATTCAACGTTATCAACCTCAACGAGCACAAATGAACAATGTGGCACGTCAGAGAAGAAAGAAACGCTTAAAGGGGACAGAACCAAAACCCTGTCAAGAATGAAGGAGCTTCTGAGATGGGCTGCTGCTGCAAAATCAGAAAAGAGTGGAAAATACTTTGCTCGAAag ATTATGCAATTTCGAAACCGGGCAACTCTGAAAGCGGTAGCATATGATGATCGACTAAGCAACGATTTGCCGAAGATCAGCTTCAGATGGGATTTGGAGAGCTGCTCCACCACATCCTCTGCCTATACAGCACTTTCAACAGCATCTTCACTCAAGAATGATCAGATCATAAGCCTTCCATCTTTGAATTCGACAAAATTTCAACACCTGGTTGACTTGGAGCTCAA TTGTAGTGCTAGAGCTATGAAAATCAAATCCAAGAATCATATTCATCCACGACCGAATCGATCAACTGCTTGGTGA
- the LOC103412179 gene encoding uncharacterized protein, whose amino-acid sequence MAGVKRRLDTDSDIRALNKELDAVSCPICMDHPHNAVLLLCSSHDKGCRSYICDTSYRHSNCLDRFKKLRENTRNSPTLPSPLPINRYGPSITSDLNIPLRIDSNEANESHNLIESNSVLSVNLPGLRQQNVIQDLNRPFEAQPEGVMEVVDSESFQERAEHDDLDGEISPESQLSLKCPMCRGAILGWEVVEDARKYLNLKKRSCSRESCSFSGNYQELRRHARRVHPTTRPSDIDPSRERAWRHLEHQREFGDVASAIHSAMPGAVVVGDYVIENGDRLAGGGESGVVEANGPWWTTLFLFQMIGSADRAGEPRARSRAWTRHRRSAGALNERRFLWGENLLGLQDDDDDDDDEDNDDDNMPMINHRDLSPIPRRRRRLTRLRSDEDRP is encoded by the coding sequence ATGGCTGGTGTGAAACGAAGATTAGATACTGATTCAGATATTCGTGCTCTTAACAAAGAACTGGATGCCGTTTCATGCCCCATCTGCATGGACCATCCACATAATGCCGTTCTCCTGCTTTGTAGCTCGCATGATAAAGGTTGCAGATCTTATATATGTGATACAAGTTACAGGCATTCAAATTGCCTGGACCGTTTTAAAAAGTTGAGGGAAAATACTAGGAACAGTCCAACTCTACCCAGTCCTTTACCTATAAACCGTTATGGTCCTAGTATTACTTCTGATCTGAACATCCCTCTGAGAATAGACTCAAATGAAGCTAATGAAAGTCACAACCTGATTGAAAGCAATTCTGTATTATCTGTTAATTTACCTGGACTGCGACAACAAAATGTTATTCAAGATTTAAATAGGCCTTTTGAAGCACAACCAGAAGGTGTTATGGAAGTGGTTGATTCTGAGTCATTTCAGGAAAGGGCTGAACATGATGATTTGGATGGGGAAATTTCACCGGAGTCACAATTGAGCTTGAAATGCCCTATGTGCCGTGGAGCCATTCTTGGATGGGAGGTTGTAGAAGATGCCAGAAAATATCTTAACCTGAAGAAGCGAAGTTGTTCTCGGGAATCATGCTCATTTTCTGGAAACTACCAGGAGTTGCGCCGGCATGCCAGGAGAGTTCACCCAACCACTAGACCCTCTGACATTGACCCGTCTAGAGAACGAGCCTGGCGACACCTTGAGCACCAGAGAgaatttggtgatgttgcaagTGCTATTCATTCAGCCATGCCAGGTGCTGTTGTGGTTGGGGACTATGTTATTGAAAATGGAGATAGGCTAGCGGGTGGAGGGGAAAGTGGTGTAGTTGAAGCTAATGGGCCTTGGTGGACAACTCTGTTTTTGTTTCAGATGATTGGCTCAGCTGACCGTGCTGGGGAACCAAGGGCTCGATCGAGGGCTTGGACAAGACATCGGCGGTCAGCAGGTGCTTTAAATGAACGCCGGTTTCTTTGGGGTGAGAATTTGTTAGGTCTTCaggatgatgacgatgatgacgatgatgaggACAATGATGATGACAACATGCCTATGATTAATCACAGAGATTTGTCTCCAATCCCCAGAAGGCGTCGGCGTTTAACACGCTTGAGGTCCGATGAGGATCGACCATGA